One window of Dysgonomonas mossii genomic DNA carries:
- the fabF gene encoding beta-ketoacyl-ACP synthase II yields the protein MEFKRVVVTGLGSVTPLGNDVPTTWENALKGMSGAGPITHFDASKFKTQFACEVKDFDPSGLMDRKEIRKCDRYTLLAIGSSEEAIKDSKLDFENENCDRIGVIFSAGIGGIKTFEEEVAYYYTHEDMGPKFNPFFIPKMISDIAAGLISIRHGLRGPNFGTVSACASSTHSSIIAFDQIRLGKADVMVVGGAEAAITPAGVGGFNAMTALSTRNDSPQTASRPFSKSRDGFVIGEGSACLIFEELEHALARGAKIYAEVVGGGMSADAYHLTASHPEGLGAKLVMKNALEDAHMNPSELDYVNVHGTSTPVGDPSEIKAIKEVFGEHAYNLNISSTKSMTGHLLGAAGALEAIFCVLSVQNDIIPPTINFTEGDEDTEIDYKLNLTFNKAEKRTVNAALSNTFGFGGHNACIIVKKFKK from the coding sequence ATGGAATTTAAAAGAGTAGTAGTAACAGGTCTAGGCTCGGTAACTCCGTTAGGCAACGATGTCCCAACTACTTGGGAGAATGCTTTGAAAGGAATGAGTGGGGCTGGACCTATTACTCATTTTGATGCGTCAAAATTTAAAACACAGTTTGCTTGCGAAGTTAAAGATTTCGATCCGTCTGGATTGATGGATAGAAAAGAAATCCGCAAGTGTGACAGATATACATTACTGGCTATCGGTTCGTCCGAAGAAGCCATAAAAGATTCAAAACTTGATTTTGAAAATGAAAACTGTGACAGAATCGGTGTTATATTTTCGGCAGGTATAGGTGGTATCAAGACTTTCGAAGAAGAAGTTGCATACTACTATACACACGAAGATATGGGACCTAAGTTCAACCCGTTCTTTATCCCTAAGATGATTTCGGATATTGCAGCCGGATTGATTTCTATACGTCACGGTCTTCGTGGACCTAACTTTGGAACTGTTTCTGCCTGTGCTTCATCTACACATAGTTCTATCATCGCATTCGACCAAATCCGTTTGGGCAAGGCAGATGTAATGGTAGTCGGAGGAGCAGAAGCAGCAATCACTCCAGCGGGTGTTGGTGGTTTTAATGCAATGACAGCTTTGTCTACACGTAACGATTCTCCTCAAACAGCATCTCGTCCGTTCAGCAAGAGCCGCGACGGGTTTGTAATAGGAGAAGGTTCGGCATGTCTTATTTTCGAAGAATTGGAGCATGCACTTGCACGTGGAGCAAAAATATATGCTGAAGTTGTAGGAGGCGGAATGTCTGCCGACGCTTATCACCTCACAGCGTCACATCCCGAAGGACTGGGAGCGAAACTAGTAATGAAAAATGCGCTTGAAGATGCCCACATGAACCCAAGTGAGCTTGATTACGTAAACGTACATGGAACATCAACTCCGGTTGGCGACCCATCAGAAATCAAAGCAATCAAAGAGGTATTTGGTGAGCATGCTTATAACCTGAATATCAGTTCTACAAAATCCATGACAGGTCACCTTTTAGGTGCTGCGGGAGCATTGGAAGCAATCTTCTGCGTACTGTCGGTACAGAATGATATAATTCCGCCAACAATCAATTTCACCGAAGGAGACGAAGATACTGAAATTGATTATAAGCTGAACCTAACATTTAATAAGGCTGAGAAAAGGACTGTAAACGCAGCACTCTCAAACACATTCGGTTTTGGAGGACATAATGCTTGTATAATAGTAAAGAAGTTCAAGAAATAA
- the rnc gene encoding ribonuclease III, with the protein MLRKIYRGIRLLPKRGKEPYVSFYKIFGFYPYNITLYEQALLHKSSSIKLKDGKWINNERLEFLGDAILDAIVADIVFKEFEYKKEGFLTNMRSKIVQRETLNKLALELGIDKLIKTSARNTTPNTHMYGNALEALIGAIYLDQGYRVSKKFVLERLIKEHLNIDTVAEQEANYKSRLIEWSQKQKISVSFDLVDSFVDENNTPIFKTAVVILGEQAGLGTGYSKKESQQKAAKEAFNKLQRDNNFRNHILQLYEKQQQLQNEVYVNMQDKAETKVETEAKTESEAVSEK; encoded by the coding sequence GTGCTTAGAAAGATATATCGTGGAATAAGGCTTCTTCCTAAAAGAGGGAAGGAGCCTTATGTTTCTTTTTACAAAATATTTGGTTTCTATCCGTACAACATAACGCTCTATGAGCAAGCTCTTTTGCACAAATCGTCTTCTATAAAGTTGAAAGACGGCAAATGGATCAACAACGAGCGACTCGAGTTTTTGGGCGATGCCATCCTCGATGCTATTGTTGCCGATATTGTATTCAAGGAGTTTGAATACAAGAAGGAGGGATTCCTTACCAATATGCGTTCGAAGATCGTCCAACGTGAAACTTTAAACAAATTAGCACTCGAACTGGGTATCGACAAGCTGATAAAAACATCTGCCCGCAACACAACACCCAATACCCACATGTATGGCAATGCACTGGAGGCATTGATAGGTGCTATCTATTTAGATCAGGGATATAGGGTGTCAAAGAAGTTTGTTCTCGAACGCCTCATCAAAGAACACCTGAATATAGATACAGTAGCCGAGCAGGAGGCAAACTATAAGTCGCGACTGATAGAATGGAGCCAAAAGCAAAAAATATCGGTCAGCTTCGATCTCGTCGACAGCTTTGTAGACGAAAACAACACCCCTATTTTCAAAACTGCCGTTGTGATACTCGGCGAGCAAGCCGGACTGGGTACAGGCTACTCGAAGAAAGAATCGCAACAAAAGGCAGCAAAAGAAGCTTTCAACAAGCTTCAACGTGACAACAATTTCCGCAACCACATACTGCAACTGTACGAGAAACAACAGCAATTGCAAAACGAAGTATATGTGAATATGCAAGACAAAGCGGAAACGAAAGTGGAGACGGAAGCCAAAACCGAATCCGAAGCGGTTTCGGAAAAGTAA
- a CDS encoding acyl carrier protein, translating to MSEVASKVKAIIVDKLGVEESEVTDTASFTNDLGADSLDTVELIMEFEKEFGISIPDDQTEKIATVGDAISYIEANAK from the coding sequence ATGTCAGAAGTAGCATCAAAAGTGAAAGCAATCATTGTTGATAAGTTAGGTGTTGAAGAGTCTGAAGTTACTGATACTGCTAGCTTTACAAATGACTTGGGAGCAGATTCACTTGACACAGTAGAATTAATCATGGAATTTGAAAAAGAATTCGGTATTTCTATTCCAGATGATCAGACTGAAAAAATCGCTACAGTGGGAGATGCTATCTCTTACATTGAAGCAAATGCAAAATAA